GAAATTCTTCAGCCAGCCGGAGAACTCGGGGAATTCCTTGCTGAAGCCCTTGTGCGCGACGGTGTGGATCTGTTCGCCCTTGCCCCAGGCCCCTTCCGGGTCCTTGAGCTTCTTCAGGTCGTACTTCCCGTACGCCCAGTGCGGCGTCCACAACGTCACCACGACCGGCTCACGCTTCTTGATCGACCGGTCCAGCTCCGCCAGCATCGACGACGTACTCGACGACACGACCTTGTACTCGCCCTGAAGCCCATAAGCCTTCAGGACCTTCGAGTTCAACGTCCCCATCATCCCGGCACTCGCCTCAATACCGATGATCTTGCCGCCGAACTTCTTCCCCTGACCCTTCAGATCCGCCAGCGAATCAATGCCCTTCACATACGACGGAACCGTCAACTCGAGCGACGTCGGCCCGTACCACGAACCGAGATCCTCCAACTGGCCTTTGAAGCGGTCCACGTACTGTTTGTGCGTGGTCGGCAGCCAGCCGTCCAGTTGGACGTCCATCTGTCCCTGGGCGAGCGAGGTGTAGAGGGGGCCGGGGTCGAGCTGCTCGACATTGGCCTTGTAGCCGCGGTCCTCCAGGATGTTCTGCCAGAGGTAGGTGGCGGCGATCGCCTCGTCCCAGGGGAAGTAGCCCATGTCGACCGTCTTCCCCGCGTCCTTGCCCTGCGCCTTCGCACCCCCGGCAACCGGGGCGAGCTGGTCGACCAGACCGGGGTTCTTCTTCAGCCATGTGCGCACGCCGTCCTGCTCGGCACCCTCGCCCGCGGCGCGGATGTCGTTCTCCAGGCTGGTCAGCTGCTGCTCGGTGAGCTTGAAGTCCTTCAGCCACCGCGCGACGACGGGGTCCTTCTGGCTGAAGCCCTTGTGCGCGACGGTGTGGATCTGCTCGCCCTTGCCCCAGGCCCCTTCCGGGTCCTTGAGCTTCTTCAGGTCGTACTTCCCGTACGCCCAGTGCGGCGACCACAACGTCACCACGACCGGCTCACGCTTCTTGATCGACCGGTCCAGCTCCGCCAGCATCGACGACGTACTCGACGACACGACCTTGTACTCGCCCTGAAGCCCATAAGCCTTCAGGACCTTCGAGTTCAACGTCCCCATCATCCCGGCACTCGCCTCAATACCGATGATCTTGCCGCCGAACTTCTTCCCCTGACCCTTCAGATCCGCCAGCGAATCAATGCCCTTCACATACGACGGAACCGTCAGCTCCAGTGACGTCGGCCCGTACCACGAACCGAGATCCTCCATCTGAGAGCCGTACTTGTCCCAGTACGCCTTGTGCGTCGTGGGCAGCCAGGCATCGGTCTGGAAGTCGATGTCCCCCCGGGCCACGCCGGAGTAGAGCGGGCCGGGGTCGAGCTGTTTGACGTCCGTCTCGTAGCCGCGCTCCTCCAGGAGCTCCTTCCACAGGTACGTCGTGGCGGTCCCCTCGTCCCAGGGGATGTAGCCCATGTTGATCTTCTTGCCCTGGCCGACGTTCGTGCCGGCCCCTGCGGCCTGCTGGGAGTCGTCGGAGCCGGCCAGGTTCATGCCGCCCGCGACGAGGGCGAGAACCACGACGCCGACGACCGCGACCGCGGCGTTCGGCTTGTATCGCGTGATCTTCACGCGCCCCGCGGCGACGGCGGCCGCCTTGGCCGCCGCCCGGCGGCCGAGCGGGGAGACCCGCTCGCCCAGCGCTCCGGTCATGCGGTCCAGGTACATGGCGAGGATGACCACCGCCACGCCGCTCTCGGCGGCCAGGCCGACCCGGAGCTGGGTGATCGCGGAGTAGACCTGCTCACCCAGGCCGCCCGCCCCTGCCATGCCGCCGATGACGACCATGGACAGGGACAGCATGATGACCTGGTTGACCCCGGCCATGATCGTCGGCAGTGCCAGGGGCAGCTGCACCCGGGTCAGGGTGGTGCGCGGGCTGGTGCCGAACGCGTCGGCCGCCTCGATCAGTTCGCCGTCCACCTGCCGGATGCCCAGTTCGGTCATCCGGACGCCCGGCGGCATCGCGAAGATGATCGTCGCGAGGAGACCGGGGGTGGTGCCGACGCCGAAGAACATGACGCCGGGGATGAGGTAGATGAAGGCCGGCATCGTCTGCATGACGTCGAGCACCGGCCGCAGCTGGGCACTGACCCGATCGCTGCGGGCGGCCCAGATGCCCAGGGGAACCGCGATCACGACGGTGATGACCGCGGCGACGAGGACAAGGGACAACGTGTCCATCGCGTCGTCCCACAACCCGAGTGAGTCGATCAGGGCCATGCCGACGAAGGCGAGGACACCCGGCAGCAGGCCGCGCAGCCAGCACGCGATCACGGCGAGGATGCCCGCCATCAGCAGCGGTTCTCCGCCGCCGAGTACGGCGTCGACGCCGTCGTACATGCCGCCGAGCACGGCCTTGACGACATCGAACAGGAAGCTCAGATGGGACTGCAGCCAGTCCACCAGGTCTTCGACCCAGTCACCGAAGTGGAGTCTAGGCATTCTCGATCACCTTCCCGTCGCGGGTTCCGCGCGGGTTGTCGCAGGGCACGGGCTCGCCCTGCTGGTCGCCGAGGAAGCCCACGAGGCGTTGCCTGGGAACGCGACCGACGAGTTTCCGTTTCGCGTCGACGACTGCCACGGGGTGCGTCACGCGGGCGCTGATCGCACAGAGTTCGGTGAACGGTGTGTCCGGCGTCGCGGTCTCGCAGCCGCAGCTGACCTCGTCGCCGCGTATGTCCTTGTCCATGACGGCGGACGCGGTCAGGACGCGGGAGCGGTCGACGTCCTTGATGAAGGAGGCGACGTAGTCGTTCGCGGGGCGGATCAGGATGTCCTCCGCGGTGCCGATCTGGACGATACGGCCGTCGCGCATGACGGCGATGCGGTCGCCCAGGCGCATGGCCTCGTTGAGGTCGTGGGTGATGAAGACGATGGTCTTCCTGAGCTTGCGCTGGAGCTCGATCAGCTGGTCCTGCATGTCGCGGCGGATCAGCGGGTCCAGCGCGCTGAAGGACTCGTCCATGAGGAGCAGGTCGGCGTCGGTGGCCAGGGCGCGGGCCAGGCCCACGCGCTGCTGCATACCGCCGGACAGCTCGTCCGGCCAGGACTTCTCCCAGCCGGCCAGTCCACACATGGCCAGTGCCTCGGTGGCGCGCTCCTCGCGCTCGGCGCGGGGGACGCCCTGGACCGCGAGGCCGTAGGCGGCGTTGTCGAGGACGCTGCGGTGCGGGAAGAGCGCGAAGTGCTGGAAGACCATGCTGATCTTCTTCGCGCGCACCTCGCGCAGTTCGCGGTCGGTGAGCGCGGTGAGGTCCTGGCCGTCGAAGCGGACGTGCCCGGCGGTCGGCTCCAGGAGGCCGTTGAGCATACGCAGCAGCGTGGACTTGCCGGAGCCGGACAGCCCCATGACGACGAAGATCTCGCCCGGTTCCACGGTGAAGGAGGCGTCGACCACCGCCGCGGTGGTGCCCTCGGCGCGTAGTTCCTCCCGGTCGGCCCCCTTTTGGACCTGCTCGACTGCGTCGTCCGGTCGTTTTCCGAACACCTTGTAAAGCCGTTCGGCCTCAAGTCTGGCTGACACGCGTACCTCTTGTCTCGACGGCAGAAAAGGAGACGAAGGGCCGCAAACTGTTGAATGCGCAACCGGTATCGCTCCGAGGCGGCGCCTGCCCGCATGCCTTCAGGTCAAACGCACGCGTGCTCCAGTTCACATGACGTTTACCTCCGCCCATAAGGTCGCCGTCGACGGCCGGTGTCGGTGCCGTACGGCATGATGCGAGGCGTGACCGGACGACTGATGCTCCTCGACACCGCCTCGCTCTACTTCCGCGCCTACTTCGGCGTGCCGGAGTCCGTGAAGTCCCCGGACGGCACACCGGTGAACGCCGTGCGCGGGCTGCTGGACTTCATCGACCGCCTGGTCAAGGACCATCGTCCGGACCATCTGGTGGCGTGCATGGACGCGGACTGGCGGCCGCAGTGGCGGGTCGAGTTGATCCCCTCGTACAAGGCGCATCGCGTCGCCGAGGAGCACGAAGCGGGCCCGGACGAGGAGGAGGTGCCCGACACGCTGTCGCCGCAGGTGCCCGTCATCGAGTCCGTCCTCGACGCGCTCGGCATCGCGCGCGTGGGCGTGGCGGGATACGAGGCGGACGACGTGATCGGCACGTTCACCGCGCGGGCCAAGGGCCCGGTCGACATCGTCACCGGCGACCGCGACCTGTATCAACTGGTGGACGACGCACGGGGGGTGCGCGTTCTCTATCCCCTCAAGGGCGTCGGCTCGTTGCAGCTCACCGACGAGGCCGTGCTGCGTGAGAAGTATGGGGTCGACGGCAAGGGGTACGCGGATCTGGCGCTGCTGCGCGGCGATCCGAGCGACGGCCTGCCGGGCGTGCCCGGAATCGGCGAGAAGACGGCGGCCAAGCTGCTGGCCGAGTTCGGTGACCTGGCCGGGATCATGGCCGCGGTGGATGATCCGAAGGCCAGGCTCACGCCGTCGCAGCGCAAGCGCCTGGACGAGTCACGGCCGTATCTGGCGGTGGCGCCGAAGGTCGTCAAGGTGGCGGACGACGTCCCGCTGCCGGACGTCGACACGGTCCTGCCGCGTACGCCGCGCGATCCCGCGGCACTGGAGGCGTTGGCGGCTCACTGGGGACTGGGGGGATCCTTGCAGCGACTGCTCGCGACTCTTGTGGCGTAATCGAAGATCTCGTGGCGCAATCGAAGATCTCGCCGTCGCCAGCGACATGCGCGGCCAGAAGAAGCAAACTTCTGCCCAAGAGGTCGAGAGACCTCTTCTGTGGGGGGCTTTACCGAGGGGGAAGGTGCTAACTTAGGTAAGCCTAAGCACAGGGACCAGGGAGGCCGCCATGGCAGAACGACCGGGACGCACGCCGCGGAAACCCCACTCCGCGCAGGTCATCCGTACCGAACGGCTGACACCTCACATGCAGCGCGTGGTGCTGGGCGGCGAGGGCCTGGCCGACTTCTCGGCGGACACCTGCACCGACCACTATGTGAAGCTGCTGTTCCCGGCCGGAGGCGCGACCTATCCCGAGCCGTTCGACATGGAGCGCATCCGTGAAGAGTTCCCGCGCGAGCAGTGGCCCGTGACGCGGACCTACACGGTGCGTGCCTGGGACCCCCGACATCGCGAGCTGACCCTCGACTTCGTGATCCACGGCGCCGAGGGGCTCGCCGGACCGTGGGCCCTGCGCGCCCAGCCGGGCGAGACCGTGTGGTTCATGGGCCCCGGCGGCGCCTACGCCCCCGACCCGGCCGCCGACTGGCATCTGCTCGTCGGTGACGAGAGCGCGCTGCCCGCGATCGCCCGTTCCCTGGAGGCGCTGCCCGACGGCGCCCGCGCCCATGCCTTCGTCGAGGTCGCCGGGCCGGAGGAGGAGCAGAAGATCGACTCCGATGTGTCGGTCGTCTGGCTGCACCGCGGCGACCGGCCCCTCGGCGAGGCCCTGGCCGAAGCGGTACGGGCGCTGGAGTTTCCCGAAGGGCGCGTGCACGCGTTCGTGCACGGCGAGGCGGCCTGGGTGAAGGAGCTGCGCCGGCTGCTGCGGGTCGAACACGGGATCCCGCGCGAGGACCTGTCGATCTCCGGCTACTGGCGTCTCGGCCACAACGAGGACGGCTGGCAGGCCACCAAGCGGGACTGGAACGCGCGGATCGAGGCGGAGCAGGAGGGGGCGGCACCTGCCGCCTGAACAGGATTTAAGCCACCTGAACAGGCTTTAAGGGGCGGCACCCGCAAGGGGTGCCGCCCCTTCACTGTGCCCAGCCGGCCCGAGCGGCGCAGAGCGTGAGGACTTGGGCCCGCACCGGACACGGCGACGTGACGCGAGCGAAACAGCCTCTCCCTAATTTCTGTCACTCGACAGGAATTCTGTTTCCCTCCCGCTCCCCTGCGCCGAAGGCAGGTGCCGCCGTGACCACCACCACCCCCTCCGACGTGCGTCCCGACCCGCCGCACTCCCCCGACGACCGCTCGCTCACCGCGTTCGGCTACCGCCAGGAACTGCACCGCAGCCTGGGCCGGTACGCGTCCTTCGCGGCCGGGTTCTCCTTCATCTCCGTTCTGACCACCGTCTTCCAGTTCTTCGCCTTCGGGTACGCGTTCGGCGGCCCCGTCTTCTTCTGGACCTGGCCGGCGGTACTGGTCGGGCAGCTCCTGGTGGCCGCCTGCTTCGCCGAACTGGCCGCCCGCTACCCGATCTCCGGCGCCATCTACCAGTGGTCGTCGCGTCTTTCGAACCTCACCTTCGGCTGGTTCGCCGGCTGGATCATGGTGATCGGGCAGATCGTGGTGGTCGCCGCGGCGGCACTGGCACTGCAGCTGGTGCTGCCCGCGATCTGGTCCGGCTTCCAGCTGATCGGCACCGACTCGGCGGTCACCTCGGCCGACGGCGCGGCCAACGCGGCCGTCCTCGGCGTGATCCTGCTGGCGCTGACCACCCTGGTGAACGTCCTGGACAACCGCGTGATGTCGGTGATCAACCGCGTCGGCG
The nucleotide sequence above comes from Streptomyces sp. NL15-2K. Encoded proteins:
- a CDS encoding 5'-3' exonuclease, whose amino-acid sequence is MPYGMMRGVTGRLMLLDTASLYFRAYFGVPESVKSPDGTPVNAVRGLLDFIDRLVKDHRPDHLVACMDADWRPQWRVELIPSYKAHRVAEEHEAGPDEEEVPDTLSPQVPVIESVLDALGIARVGVAGYEADDVIGTFTARAKGPVDIVTGDRDLYQLVDDARGVRVLYPLKGVGSLQLTDEAVLREKYGVDGKGYADLALLRGDPSDGLPGVPGIGEKTAAKLLAEFGDLAGIMAAVDDPKARLTPSQRKRLDESRPYLAVAPKVVKVADDVPLPDVDTVLPRTPRDPAALEALAAHWGLGGSLQRLLATLVA
- a CDS encoding siderophore-interacting protein, which translates into the protein MAERPGRTPRKPHSAQVIRTERLTPHMQRVVLGGEGLADFSADTCTDHYVKLLFPAGGATYPEPFDMERIREEFPREQWPVTRTYTVRAWDPRHRELTLDFVIHGAEGLAGPWALRAQPGETVWFMGPGGAYAPDPAADWHLLVGDESALPAIARSLEALPDGARAHAFVEVAGPEEEQKIDSDVSVVWLHRGDRPLGEALAEAVRALEFPEGRVHAFVHGEAAWVKELRRLLRVEHGIPREDLSISGYWRLGHNEDGWQATKRDWNARIEAEQEGAAPAA
- a CDS encoding ABC transporter permease/substrate binding protein produces the protein MPRLHFGDWVEDLVDWLQSHLSFLFDVVKAVLGGMYDGVDAVLGGGEPLLMAGILAVIACWLRGLLPGVLAFVGMALIDSLGLWDDAMDTLSLVLVAAVITVVIAVPLGIWAARSDRVSAQLRPVLDVMQTMPAFIYLIPGVMFFGVGTTPGLLATIIFAMPPGVRMTELGIRQVDGELIEAADAFGTSPRTTLTRVQLPLALPTIMAGVNQVIMLSLSMVVIGGMAGAGGLGEQVYSAITQLRVGLAAESGVAVVILAMYLDRMTGALGERVSPLGRRAAAKAAAVAAGRVKITRYKPNAAVAVVGVVVLALVAGGMNLAGSDDSQQAAGAGTNVGQGKKINMGYIPWDEGTATTYLWKELLEERGYETDVKQLDPGPLYSGVARGDIDFQTDAWLPTTHKAYWDKYGSQMEDLGSWYGPTSLELTVPSYVKGIDSLADLKGQGKKFGGKIIGIEASAGMMGTLNSKVLKAYGLQGEYKVVSSSTSSMLAELDRSIKKREPVVVTLWSPHWAYGKYDLKKLKDPEGAWGKGEQIHTVAHKGFSQKDPVVARWLKDFKLTEQQLTSLENDIRAAGEGAEQDGVRTWLKKNPGLVDQLAPVAGGAKAQGKDAGKTVDMGYFPWDEAIAATYLWQNILEDRGYKANVEQLDPGPLYTSLAQGQMDVQLDGWLPTTHKQYVDRFKGQLEDLGSWYGPTSLELTVPSYVKGIDSLADLKGQGKKFGGKIIGIEASAGMMGTLNSKVLKAYGLQGEYKVVSSSTSSMLAELDRSIKKREPVVVTLWTPHWAYGKYDLKKLKDPEGAWGKGEQIHTVAHKGFSKEFPEFSGWLKNFKLTEEQLASLEVEIQKGGAGQEKASARKWLDAQPGLEDKLAPVA
- a CDS encoding betaine/proline/choline family ABC transporter ATP-binding protein (Members of the family are the ATP-binding subunit of ABC transporters for substrates such as betaine, L-proline or other amino acids, choline, carnitine, etc. The substrate specificity is best determined from the substrate-binding subunit, rather than this subunit, as it interacts with the permease subunit and not with substrate directly.) encodes the protein MSARLEAERLYKVFGKRPDDAVEQVQKGADREELRAEGTTAAVVDASFTVEPGEIFVVMGLSGSGKSTLLRMLNGLLEPTAGHVRFDGQDLTALTDRELREVRAKKISMVFQHFALFPHRSVLDNAAYGLAVQGVPRAEREERATEALAMCGLAGWEKSWPDELSGGMQQRVGLARALATDADLLLMDESFSALDPLIRRDMQDQLIELQRKLRKTIVFITHDLNEAMRLGDRIAVMRDGRIVQIGTAEDILIRPANDYVASFIKDVDRSRVLTASAVMDKDIRGDEVSCGCETATPDTPFTELCAISARVTHPVAVVDAKRKLVGRVPRQRLVGFLGDQQGEPVPCDNPRGTRDGKVIENA